Proteins co-encoded in one Polynucleobacter sp. MWH-UH19D genomic window:
- a CDS encoding DUF3717 domain-containing protein produces MTFMLYITIQEIEAAINYWRNQSPAKGDELSLCAEASALARAYALMIIQGAQRVPADVLDESAKLAMQKFAKANQNL; encoded by the coding sequence ATAACTTTTATGCTGTACATCACCATCCAAGAGATTGAGGCCGCAATTAATTATTGGCGCAATCAATCTCCAGCCAAGGGTGATGAGCTGAGCCTGTGCGCAGAAGCATCGGCATTAGCAAGGGCTTACGCGCTAATGATTATTCAGGGAGCGCAGCGTGTTCCAGCGGATGTTCTAGATGAATCCGCAAAACTGGCAATGCAAAAGTTTGCTAAAGCAAACCAAAATCTTTGA
- a CDS encoding SET domain-containing protein-lysine N-methyltransferase: MTSKKLKPPKVDRSSIVVKSSPIHGKGVFVVKPIKKGQAIIEYKGERISWKLAQKRHPHDPKDPNHTFYFSLEDGRVIDAKYGGNAARWINHSCKPSCETREDKFNGEPRVFIYAKRDLKAGEELFYDYSLDIEGRITKQMKKDYECRCGAKKCRGTMLALNSK; encoded by the coding sequence ATGACATCCAAAAAACTCAAACCACCTAAAGTGGATCGGTCATCTATTGTTGTTAAATCCTCACCAATTCATGGCAAGGGCGTTTTTGTTGTGAAGCCAATTAAAAAAGGCCAAGCCATTATCGAATACAAAGGCGAGCGTATTAGCTGGAAGCTTGCTCAAAAACGACACCCCCATGACCCTAAAGACCCGAACCATACCTTCTATTTTTCATTAGAAGATGGCCGAGTCATTGATGCTAAATATGGTGGCAATGCTGCTCGCTGGATTAACCACTCGTGCAAACCAAGCTGTGAAACTCGAGAGGATAAATTTAACGGTGAGCCTCGAGTTTTTATTTATGCCAAGCGCGACCTGAAGGCTGGCGAAGAACTTTTTTATGACTACTCCTTGGATATTGAGGGGCGCATTACCAAACAAATGAAAAAAGATTACGAATGTCGTTGTGGTGCTAAAAAATGTCGTGGCACCATGTTGGCCCTAAACAGTAAGTAA